One genomic window of Salvia miltiorrhiza cultivar Shanhuang (shh) chromosome 4, IMPLAD_Smil_shh, whole genome shotgun sequence includes the following:
- the LOC131021263 gene encoding zinc finger protein BRUTUS-like At1g74770, which translates to MGGGESEKEEDWPEPSFAGARLVDAPILFFVVTHKAFRAELDFVRRVAAEASEGGAVSGAVVVDLSRRLEFLKLVYDYHSVAEDEVIFLALDAQVKNVVPTYSLEHSSIDDSFSCIFHYLDLLMNKDEDAPEMFQDLISLIGTVQTMICHHMHKEEEQVFPLLMEKCSREEQSQLIWQYMCSVPTILLEEFLPWMTLYLSTDEKVDVLHCIKLIVPKERLLQEVVVSWIQHESSSSGANSIYGKRHQLLTGLSNRDIHKLYPLQISCDREQQFKKACSIQKNCVEEPVKGMHIWHAALRRDLNQIIEELHHIRSSICSASLSSVIVQLKFIADVLIFYSNSLDKIFCNLSNLVAENSISPCSPLIDECQIKVLRRLLLYESRGSIQLENFVEMLYQELESLVRELGKNLMLLETEVFPSISTSCTVEMQMWLLQACLYMMPLGLLKCTVTWFSSHLTENQSKSILKKVELGCPAISKSFTSLLCEWVRIGCSGKISAEKFRENLEEMFNGRSFYLAEQNRQKIIFSDWMFNPNSTTKIKITADFPSSSASKETGEHDVFYPSEMNIRIFFSQKFKGMLSLQRNLVEADHVTSVTLESRPIDAVFYFHKGLIKDLEYLVSLSAKLAANVGFLAEFKKRFKLLHTIYQIHSDSEDEIVFPALESKGALQNISHSYSIDHKLEFKYFTKTSIILEEISELHDQQGSKETRVRLDKLFSKLHHTCLSMRKVLSDHMYREEVEIFPLFRGSFSVDEEEKIIGHMLGRTRAEILKEVITWLMAHLTSDEQQAMMSIWLKVARNTKFDEWLREWWGGMAEHTLSTVQEGSRPPDDPLEVVLTYLLKDGTQMRKVGHDRETQKEFYSEDCKHYGSSDVHKSTFAGGGKDAFQSQDLCLAQNETDKKKLNEADKICHDVAEITSTENQKLSHQEHPLSMNQEELEAAIRRVSRDPNLDSRKKTYLIQNLLMSRWTIMQKMQHEASVGNHEGDIPGQSPSYRDPLGVTFGCKHYKRNCKLLAPCCNKLYTCIRCHDDHQTDHSVDRKDIIKMMCMKCMVIQPIGQKCISQSCNGFSMGRYYCRICKLFDDERQIYHCPYCNLCRVGKGLGVDYFHCMKCNACMSKYLFVHICREKCLEDNCPICHEYIFTSNSPVKALPCGHLMHSSCFQDYTCSHYICPICSKSLGDMQVYFGMLDALLAEEKIPEEYSGRTQVILCNDCEQRGTASFHWLYHKCLYCGSYNTRVL; encoded by the exons ATGGGCGGCGGGGAATCCGAGAAGGAGGAGGACTGGCCGGAGCCTTCGTTTGCCGGGGCCAGACTGGTTGACGCGCCCATTCTCTTCTTCGTGGTTACTCACAAGGCTTTCCGTGCGGAGCTCGATTTCGTCCGCCGTGTGGCGGCTGAGGCCTCCGAGGGCGGCGCTGTGAGCGGCGCAGTTGTCGTTGACCTTAGCCGGAGGCTGGAGTTTTTGAAGCTTGTGTATGATTACCACAGTGTTGCGGAAGACGAG GTTATCTTTCTGGCGTTAGATGCTCAAGTAAAGAATGTGGTACCGACGTATTCTCTCGAACATAGTTCTATAGATGATAGCTTCAGTTGCATCTTCCACTACTTGGATCTCTTGATGAACAAAGATGAAGATGCACCTGAAATGTTTCAAGATCTTATTTCTTTGATTGGTACTGTGCAGACCATGATTTGTCATCACATGCATAAAGAAGAGGAGCAG GTTTTTCCTTTGCTGATGGAGAAATGCTCTCGCGAAGAGCAGTCTCAGCTCATCTGGCAGTATATGTGCAGTGTGCCCACCATACTACTGGAGGAATTTTTACCGTGGATGACTCTTTATCTTAGTACAGATGAAAAAGTAGATGTCCTACATTGCATAAAGCTTATTGTGCCTAAAGAAAGGCTGCTTCAAGAG GTAGTTGTTTCCTGGATTCAGCACGAGAGTTCTTCTTCTGGTGCCAACAGCATATATGGAAAAAGGCATCAACTTTTAACTGGATTATCCAATAGGGACATACATAAGCTATATCCACTTCAGATTTCCTGTGACCGAGAACAGCAATTCAAGAAAGCATGTTCAATCCAAAAGAACTGTGTGGAGGAACCCGTCAAGGGTATGCATATATGGCATGCTGCTCTGCGAAGAGATCTCAATCAAATTATTGAGGAATTGCATCATATAAGAAGCTCAATCTGTTCTGCTAGTTTGTCTTCGGTTATTGTTCAGCTCAAATTCATTGCAGATGTCTTGATCTTCTATAG CAATTCTTTGGATAAAATATTCTGTAATTTGTCAAATCTTGTGGCGGAGAATAGCATATCTCCATGCAGTCCACTCATAGATGAATGCCAGATTAAAGTTCTCCGAAGGTTGCTGCTCTATGAATCTCGAGGTTCGATACAACTAGAAAACTTTGTGGAGATGCTTTATCAGGAACTGGAATCCCTTGTAAGAGAGCTGGGTAAAAACTTGATGCTTCTTGAAACTGAG GTTTTCCCATCCATCAGCACGAGTTGCACTGTTGAAATGCAGATGTGGTTACTCCAGGCATGTCTTTATATGATGCCACTCGGGCTGCTTAAGTGCACTGTCACTTGGTTCTCGTCTCATCTAACCGAGAACCAGTCAAAATCCATTCTAAAGAAAGTAGAGCTCGGATGTCCTGCAATAAGTAAATCTTTTACATCTCTACTATGCGAATGGGTCCGCATTGGTTGTTCAGGGAAAATCTCGGCTGAAAAATTTAGAGAAAATCTGGAAGAAATGTTCAATGGTAGAAGCTTTTACTTAGCTGAGCAAAATAGGCAGAAAATCATATTCTCTGATTGGATGTTCAACCCAAACTCAACAACAAAGATAAAGATAACTGCAGACTTTCCATCTTCTTCCGCCTCTAAGGAAACAGGAGAGCATGATGTATTTTATCCAAGTGAGATGAATATTCGCATATTCTTTTCTCAGAAGTTCAAAGGAATGCTATCACTTCAAAGAAATCTTGTGGAAGCTGACCATGTTACTTCCGTGACTCTCGAATCTAGGCCAATTGATGCTGTTTTTTATTTCCATAAAGGTCTGATAAAAGATCTGGAGTATCTTGTGAGCTTATCAGCTAAGCTGGCTGCAAATGTTGGATTTCTCGCTGAGTTTAAGAAGCGCTTCAAGCTTTTGCATACCATTTATCAGATTCATAGTGACTCAGAGGATGAAATTGTTTTTCCAGCTCTGGAATCAAAGGGAGCACTTCAAAACATAAGCCACTCCTACAGCATCGATCACAAGTTGGAATTCAAATATTTCACGAAAACTTCCATAATCCTGGAAGAGATATCTGAATTGCATGATCAGCAGGGAAGCAAAGAGACTAGGGTGCGGTTGGACAAGTTGTTTTCGAAGCTCCATCATACTTGCTTGTCCATGCGTAAGGTACTATCTGATCACATGTATCGTGAAGAAGTTGAAATTTTTCCTTTGTTTCGTGGAAGCTTCTCtgttgatgaagaagaaaagatCATAGGCCATATGCTTGGGAGGACGAGAGCGGAGATTCTGAAGGAAGTGATAACCTGGCTGATGGCACATCTAACTTCTGATGAGCAGCAGGCCATGATGTCTATATGGCTCAAGGTTGCTAGAAATACGAAGTTCGATGAATGGCTACGGGAATGGTGGGGAGGTATGGCTGAACATACCTTATCCACAGTGCAAGAGGGATCAAGACCTCCTGATGACCCCCTGGAAGTTGTTTTAACGTATCTGCTAAAGGATGGTACTCAAATGAGAAAAGTAGGTCATGACAGAGAGACACAAAAGGAATTTTATAGCGAGGATTGTAAGCATTATGGATCTTCTGATGTTCATAAATCGACTTTCGCTGGCGGAGGGAAGGATGCATTCCAGTCTCAAGACTTATGCCTAGCTCAGAATGAGACTGACAAAAAGAAACTCAATGAAGCGGATAAGATATGCCATGATGTAGCAGAGATAACTAGTACAGAAAATCAGAAGTTGAGCCACCAGGAGCACCCTCTAAGCATGAACCAGGAAGAGCTGGAAGCTGCAATAAGAAGGGTCTCTCGTGACCCTAATCTGGATTCTCGGAAAAAAACATATTTAATCCAGAATTTGCTAATGAG CCGTTGGACTATAATGCAAAAGATGCAACATGAGGCTTCTGTTGGAAATCACGAGGGAGATATCCCAGGTCAAAGTCCTTCTTATCGAGACCCTCTTGGAGTAACTTTTGGTTGCAAGCACTATAAGAGAAATTGTAAGCTTCTCGCTCCATGTTGCAATAAGCTTTACACATGCATACGTTGCCATGATGACCACCAAACAGACCATTCAGTGGACAG AAAAGATATTATAAAAATGATGTGCATGAAATGCATGGTAATTCAGCCAATCGGGCAGAAATGTATAAGCCAATCTTGCAATGGCTTCTCCATGGGAAGATACTATTGCAGGATTTGCAAATTGTTTGATGATGAACG GCAAATATACCATTGCCCTTACTGCAACTTGTGCCGAGTTGGGAAGGGGCTGGGCGTTGATTACTTCCACTGTATGAAATGCAATGCTTGTATGTCGAAGTATCTCTTTGTACATATATGTAGAGAGAAGTGCCTCGAGGATAACTGCCCAATTTGCCACGAGTACATCTTTACATCAAACTCTCCAGTCAAGGCACTTCCATGTGGCCATTTGATGCATTCATCTTGTTTTCAG GACTACACTTGCTCTCACTATATTTGCCCGATTTGTAGCAAGTCACTGGGTGACATGCAG GTGTACTTCGGGATGTTAGATGCTCTGTTAGCAGAAGAGAAAATTCCAGAAGAGTATTCTGGCCGGACTCAG GTTATATTGTGCAACGACTGTGAACAAAGAGGAACTGCCTCATTTCATTGGCTTTACCACAAGTGCTTATATTGTGGTTCGTACAACACAAGGGTTCTCTGA
- the LOC131021264 gene encoding LOB domain-containing protein 27-like — protein sequence MTLRGSSGQACASCKFQRRRCTPQCLLAPFFPADQPQVFHNVHRLFGVKNIQKLLKELHPDQRAIAIKSVKFHAAMRERYPVCGCLVEVQNLAYQIQLAEKELHAVLQQLLYYRQQQRQQQDTSPGDDYLSQLQLGMAPPGNTAMVAALIQQDDQPEYNLVAAHPSSCSNNVNRDHYNKDCNDVDSLCSYSNNDYNNNANSAVMQSQMPTSQTIPQVPQDYNEMYSFFDNIDDRQSYIGPKEVYESSLDSSVRDCRQSDEQIAENELKNAAACFSLTSFN from the exons ATGACCCTGAGAGGCAGCAGCGGGCAGGCGTGCGCGTCGTGCAAGTTCCAGAGGCGGAGGTGCACCCCTCAATGCCTCCTTGCACCCTTCTTCCCGGCCGATCAGCCACAGGTGTTCCACAATGTTCACAGATTGTTTGGAGTGAAAAACATACAGAAACTGCTCAAGGAGCTCCACCCCGACCAGAGGGCCATCGCCATCAAGTCTGTCAAGTTCCATGCTGCAATGCGCGAGAGGTACCCCGTTTGCGGATGCTTGGTCGAAGTTCAGAACCTCGCCTATCAGATTCAACTAGCTGAGAAGGAACTCCACGCCGTCCTGCAACAACTACTTTACTATCGTCAGCAACAACGACAACAACAAGACACGTCGCCTGGAGATGATTACCTCTCTCAGTTGCAGTTAGGCATGGCGCCTCCAGGGAACACGGCCATGGTCGCCGCCCTCATCCAGCAAGACGACCAGCCAGAGTATAACCTTGTGGCAGCACATCCCTCTTCTTGTTCCAATAATGTCAATAGGGATCATTACAACAAAGACTGTAATGATGTCGACTCGCTATGCAGCTATAGCAACAACGACTACAACAACAATGCCAATTCAGCGGTGATGCAATCACAAATGCCTACTTCACAAACCATACCTCAGGTCCCACAAGATTACAATGAGATGTATTCATTTTTTGACAATATTGACGACAGACAATCTTATATTGGTCCCAAGGAAGTATACGAATCCAG TTTGGACTCGTCGGTTAGAGATTGCAGACAGTCTGATGAGCAAATAGCAGAGAACGAACTGAAGAATGCTGCAGCATGCTTTAGCCTTACAAGCTTCAACTAA